One window of Desulfobacca acetoxidans DSM 11109 genomic DNA carries:
- a CDS encoding ferrous iron transport protein A: protein MSTLWEASFDTPLRVVGLGKGLEDLRDLGITIGQVISKIKEENRYPILFLLTSKGHVLLPSGMSEKVIVTQDKKEIPLAKLAVGERAAIVNFRGGRQLRESLTILGLVIGEEIQLKTLLPVMRYLCLVDDKRHIALLSGLATKIWGRPASGRESCQLPLSPMGEPFQVEKLLGSKRAHMNLGTIGIRPQTLLRLKGIEPLPPLCMGEECAIIIETALGLRLCLDKNQAENIWVE from the coding sequence ATGAGTACGCTTTGGGAGGCTTCTTTTGATACACCCTTGCGAGTAGTCGGATTGGGGAAGGGACTCGAAGATTTGCGCGACCTGGGCATTACAATAGGCCAGGTAATTTCAAAAATAAAAGAAGAGAACCGCTATCCCATATTGTTCCTCCTGACCTCCAAGGGGCACGTCCTCCTGCCCAGCGGTATGAGCGAAAAGGTTATCGTCACACAAGATAAAAAGGAGATACCGCTGGCAAAGCTGGCAGTCGGAGAACGGGCCGCGATTGTCAACTTTCGGGGAGGACGGCAGCTCCGGGAGTCCTTAACTATTCTGGGACTTGTCATTGGCGAAGAAATTCAACTCAAAACCCTGTTGCCGGTCATGCGCTATCTTTGTCTGGTTGATGATAAAAGGCATATAGCCCTCCTGAGCGGTTTGGCGACAAAAATTTGGGGACGTCCGGCTAGTGGCAGGGAATCCTGTCAGCTACCTCTCTCTCCCATGGGAGAGCCTTTCCAGGTCGAGAAACTTTTAGGAAGCAAACGGGCTCATATGAACTTAGGAACAATCGGTATCAGGCCTCAAACTCTCCTGCGCTTAAAGGGAATAGAACCCCTACCCCCATTGTGCATGGGCGAAGAATGCGCCATAATTATTGAAACCGCCCTGGGACTGAGACTTTGTCTGGATAAAAACCAGGCTGAAAATATCTGGGTGGAATAG
- a CDS encoding magnetosome protein MamC, with translation MKHSHTGYYQYPTRPVTPLVPRMALVSGVVGAVAVGAGAAARGIRLVKAGEMTREEAIRNTFKEAAGGGIASAAAAAVAGTLGATGILGFLALVATATGTKYLWDTAVASEKK, from the coding sequence ATGAAGCATTCTCATACGGGCTACTATCAATATCCGACCCGGCCGGTTACTCCCCTGGTGCCCCGAATGGCGTTAGTCTCCGGAGTCGTGGGGGCTGTGGCGGTGGGAGCCGGCGCTGCGGCCAGAGGCATTCGTCTGGTCAAAGCCGGCGAGATGACCCGGGAAGAAGCAATAAGAAATACCTTTAAAGAGGCCGCCGGAGGTGGAATTGCTTCTGCCGCGGCGGCGGCGGTCGCGGGTACCTTGGGGGCCACGGGAATTCTGGGTTTTTTGGCCCTCGTGGCTACTGCCACCGGAACCAAGTATCTCTGGGATACTGCCGTTGCCTCTGAAAAAAAGTAA
- a CDS encoding type ISP restriction/modification enzyme has product MVLSNIMEEELNKYAEEISATFSLPITFNPEDQLKTPVAGLLRRSGAVMGVAIEVVTEIHAKELGRPDMGVVVEGLLNGHVELKAPGKGANPEKFKGGDRGQWERFRNLPNLIYTDGNDWALYRSGARQGGVVRLSGDVTRDGRKAVGGNDAAALEVLLRDFFTWQPIVPALPAALAQMLAPLCRLLRSDVLIALQKPDSNLNLLAADWRRYLFPDADDLQFADAYAQTLTYALLLARLTGKGEGLSVHDAVTTIRTGHRLLADTLNILGDPKARDEIKTPVDLLERVIGAIDPAAFLKKSKGEPWLYFYEDFLAAYDPKMRKERGVYYTPVEVVQAQVRLVAELLTERFEADYSFVSPDVVTLDPGAGTGTYILAALQHGLQQIEEAKGPGMRAKAAAQAARNIHAFEILVGPYAVAHLRLTQEILAEGGQLPEDGVHVYLTDTLESPLKPLPHFPFMYKELAAEHQRAQQVKAAAPVLVCLGNPPYDRQQIDLENQKSIKRKGGWVRYGDNLIGDRPLLADFLKPLEELGWMVHAKNLYNDYVYFWRWALWKVFENKGGPGIVSFITASSYLRGPGFAGMRQVMRQMFDEMWIIDLEGGSLGARKTENVFAIRTPVAIAIGVRHGEPQPESAATVHYTRISGTRQEKLKALAQVEQFSDLPWRECLPGWTDLFLPTSDKPYWNWPLVTDIFPWQENGIQFKRTWPIGETWEVLKNRWEKLVREIPGKKGLLLRETEARKTTSTIHDPVNGNNLLSLNNIDLETKAPEIVPYGYRSLDRRWALLDVRLCDRPRPNLLRAHSNRQIYLTSLLTEVLGNGSGALATDLIPDLHHFRGSFGGAHIIPLWRDAEATEPNITHGVLEVLTDTYRWDVTPEDLLAYTYALLASPEYVRRFWDELTIPGPRLPITKDASWFNRAVELGRRLIWLHTYGERLVPPGQKPGRVPPGQTKCMVGTPADPKNYPETFSYDAAGRKLHVGHGVFAPVGSEVWEFSVSGFEVVKSWLAYRMKKGAGKKSSPLDDIRPERWEFDEELLDLLWVLEHTVAMWPELGKVLDAIVADRLFVAKDFPEPTPVERAAKKAAPLFEMADG; this is encoded by the coding sequence ATGGTCCTATCAAATATAATGGAAGAGGAACTTAATAAATATGCCGAAGAGATATCTGCTACCTTCAGCCTGCCCATAACCTTCAATCCAGAAGATCAATTGAAAACCCCCGTGGCCGGCCTGCTTAGACGCTCGGGGGCAGTGATGGGGGTGGCCATCGAGGTGGTGACCGAAATCCACGCCAAGGAATTGGGGCGGCCGGATATGGGGGTAGTGGTCGAGGGCCTGTTGAACGGCCATGTGGAATTAAAGGCTCCGGGAAAAGGGGCCAACCCCGAAAAGTTCAAAGGCGGAGACCGAGGCCAATGGGAAAGGTTCCGCAACCTGCCGAATCTCATATACACCGACGGCAATGATTGGGCCTTGTATCGCAGCGGCGCCCGGCAGGGGGGCGTGGTGCGCCTCTCCGGAGATGTGACCCGAGACGGGCGAAAGGCTGTGGGCGGCAACGATGCAGCCGCTTTGGAGGTATTGCTGCGGGATTTTTTCACCTGGCAGCCCATCGTCCCCGCACTGCCGGCGGCCTTGGCCCAGATGCTGGCCCCTTTATGCCGCCTGTTACGCAGTGATGTCTTGATAGCATTACAAAAGCCGGATTCCAACCTGAATCTACTAGCCGCCGACTGGCGGCGTTATCTTTTTCCCGATGCCGATGATCTGCAATTTGCCGACGCCTATGCCCAAACCCTCACCTATGCCCTCCTTCTGGCCCGCCTGACTGGGAAAGGCGAGGGATTATCCGTCCATGACGCTGTCACCACCATCCGCACCGGCCACCGCCTACTGGCCGATACCCTGAACATCCTTGGCGATCCCAAGGCCAGGGACGAGATCAAAACCCCGGTGGATCTGCTGGAGCGGGTCATCGGGGCCATTGACCCGGCCGCCTTCCTAAAAAAGAGTAAGGGCGAACCCTGGCTCTATTTTTATGAAGATTTTCTGGCGGCCTATGATCCAAAGATGCGCAAGGAACGGGGCGTATATTACACGCCGGTAGAGGTGGTACAGGCCCAGGTGCGCCTCGTGGCGGAATTGCTCACCGAGCGTTTTGAGGCGGATTACTCCTTTGTCAGCCCCGACGTAGTCACCCTGGACCCCGGGGCCGGCACCGGCACCTATATCCTGGCGGCGCTGCAACACGGGTTGCAGCAGATAGAGGAGGCCAAAGGGCCGGGTATGAGGGCCAAGGCCGCTGCGCAAGCCGCCCGGAATATTCATGCCTTTGAAATCCTGGTGGGACCCTATGCCGTGGCCCACCTGCGTCTGACTCAAGAAATCCTGGCCGAGGGCGGGCAACTGCCCGAGGACGGCGTCCACGTCTATCTGACGGACACCCTGGAATCGCCCCTCAAGCCCTTGCCCCACTTCCCTTTTATGTACAAAGAACTGGCGGCAGAACACCAGCGGGCCCAGCAGGTGAAGGCCGCGGCCCCGGTGCTGGTCTGTCTGGGCAATCCGCCGTATGACCGCCAGCAGATAGACCTGGAGAACCAGAAGTCGATTAAACGGAAAGGCGGCTGGGTGCGCTATGGCGATAACCTAATCGGCGACCGCCCGCTCCTGGCAGATTTCCTCAAGCCTTTAGAAGAGCTGGGTTGGATGGTGCACGCCAAAAACCTCTACAACGATTATGTCTATTTCTGGCGCTGGGCCTTGTGGAAGGTCTTTGAAAACAAGGGCGGCCCCGGCATTGTCAGCTTCATCACCGCGTCTTCGTATCTGCGGGGGCCGGGCTTTGCCGGAATGCGCCAGGTGATGCGCCAGATGTTTGACGAAATGTGGATCATAGACCTGGAGGGCGGCAGTCTGGGGGCGCGCAAAACCGAAAACGTCTTTGCCATCCGCACGCCAGTGGCCATCGCCATCGGGGTACGCCACGGCGAGCCGCAGCCGGAAAGCGCGGCCACGGTGCACTATACGAGGATCAGCGGGACCAGGCAGGAAAAGCTAAAAGCCCTGGCACAGGTTGAACAGTTCAGCGACCTGCCCTGGCGGGAGTGTCTGCCCGGATGGACCGACCTGTTTTTACCCACGAGCGATAAACCATACTGGAACTGGCCGCTGGTGACCGATATTTTCCCATGGCAGGAAAACGGGATTCAATTCAAAAGAACCTGGCCTATTGGCGAGACTTGGGAAGTTTTGAAAAATCGCTGGGAAAAACTAGTCAGAGAAATTCCGGGGAAAAAAGGTCTACTGCTGCGAGAAACAGAAGCCCGTAAGACAACAAGCACAATTCATGATCCAGTTAACGGTAATAATTTATTATCGCTGAATAATATTGATTTAGAGACGAAAGCTCCAGAAATAGTTCCTTACGGATATCGGAGCCTCGATAGAAGGTGGGCTTTACTAGACGTACGTCTCTGCGACAGGCCGAGGCCGAATCTGTTGAGAGCACACAGCAACCGCCAGATTTACCTTACCAGCCTGTTAACAGAGGTTTTGGGTAATGGATCTGGAGCATTGGCAACCGATCTGATCCCTGACTTGCATCATTTTCGAGGTTCTTTCGGCGGTGCCCATATCATTCCCCTCTGGCGGGACGCCGAAGCCACGGAGCCCAACATCACCCACGGAGTATTAGAGGTTCTCACCGACACCTACAGGTGGGACGTCACGCCGGAGGACCTCCTGGCCTATACCTACGCCCTCCTGGCCTCGCCGGAATATGTGCGCCGGTTTTGGGATGAATTGACCATTCCGGGGCCGCGGCTGCCTATTACAAAGGACGCCTCTTGGTTCAATAGGGCCGTGGAGCTGGGCCGTCGCCTGATCTGGCTGCACACCTATGGGGAGCGTCTCGTTCCCCCCGGCCAGAAACCCGGTCGGGTGCCACCGGGCCAGACCAAATGTATGGTGGGGACTCCGGCCGATCCCAAGAACTACCCGGAAACGTTTTCTTATGATGCGGCAGGGCGCAAGCTGCACGTGGGCCACGGGGTTTTTGCGCCGGTGGGCTCGGAAGTATGGGAGTTCAGCGTTTCGGGGTTCGAGGTAGTCAAATCCTGGCTGGCCTATCGGATGAAGAAGGGGGCCGGGAAAAAATCTTCTCCCCTAGATGACATCCGGCCGGAACGGTGGGAGTTCGATGAGGAGTTGCTGGATCTGCTCTGGGTGTTGGAACATACAGTGGCGATGTGGCCGGAGTTGGGAAAGGTATTGGATGCCATTGTGGCGGATAGGTTATTTGTTGCTAAAGATTTTCCCGAGCCGACGCCGGTGGAACGGGCGGCGAAGAAGGCGGCACCACTGTTCGAGATGGCGGACGGTTAG
- a CDS encoding peptidylprolyl isomerase, translating into MRLIASLLFCACLAILPDGMAAAKIVDEIVAQVNDEVITLSELEQAMKYIQANPAAGAKVKNNQAFRRQALEMLIDRKLAKEEAKRYGITVPEKEIKKTVDDIKQKYGFTDDETLSKALAKDGMTMEQLRQQLIEQIQQDRLMLSTVRSKVKVSDAEIQQFYEQRYRQADNRVHIKIINLPVAAGSSAEEQEEVRALAERILIQARRGESFDKLMETYSKSTPNVPGGDLGYIRQSDIDPRFFEFLSNLRPGEIVPLRAPFGFQIIKMVDAKVGKAKSLSEARGEIEQILIREQMAKLFSEYLQSIRQKAHIKILL; encoded by the coding sequence ATGAGACTTATTGCATCCCTTCTTTTCTGTGCCTGTCTGGCAATCCTGCCCGACGGTATGGCTGCTGCCAAGATTGTTGATGAGATCGTGGCACAGGTAAATGATGAAGTTATTACTTTATCTGAACTAGAACAGGCCATGAAGTACATTCAAGCCAACCCGGCAGCCGGCGCCAAGGTCAAAAATAATCAGGCCTTCCGACGACAGGCGCTTGAGATGCTCATCGACCGCAAGTTAGCCAAAGAAGAGGCTAAACGCTATGGCATTACGGTACCCGAAAAAGAAATCAAAAAGACCGTCGATGATATCAAACAGAAGTACGGTTTTACCGACGATGAGACACTCTCCAAGGCCCTGGCCAAAGACGGAATGACCATGGAGCAACTGCGGCAGCAGTTAATTGAGCAGATTCAGCAGGATCGTCTGATGCTCTCGACAGTGCGCAGCAAAGTTAAAGTCTCGGACGCAGAAATACAACAATTTTATGAGCAACGTTATCGTCAGGCAGACAACCGGGTTCATATTAAGATTATTAATCTGCCGGTGGCGGCGGGTAGCAGTGCCGAAGAACAGGAAGAAGTCCGGGCTTTGGCGGAAAGGATATTAATTCAGGCGCGCCGGGGCGAGAGCTTCGATAAGCTCATGGAGACCTACTCCAAATCTACCCCGAACGTTCCGGGAGGGGACCTGGGCTATATCCGCCAATCCGATATAGACCCGCGTTTTTTTGAGTTTCTGTCCAACCTGCGACCGGGAGAGATCGTGCCCCTGCGGGCGCCTTTCGGGTTCCAGATCATCAAAATGGTTGATGCTAAGGTGGGAAAGGCGAAGAGCCTGTCAGAGGCCAGAGGGGAAATCGAACAGATTCTAATACGCGAACAGATGGCCAAACTCTTTTCAGAATATCTCCAGTCCATCCGCCAGAAGGCCCATATCAAGATATTGCTCTAG
- the asnS gene encoding asparagine--tRNA ligase, which yields MSDTINGSVYIADLPDKVGQEVSLRGWLYNKRSSGKVRFLILRDGTGLVQGVMVKGKLPETDFTAFDRLTQESSLSLEGVVRVEPRAPGGYELEVTAVHPLHVASEYPISHKEHGVDFLLNHRHLWLRSPRQQAVLRVRDEIIRACRDFFADRRFVLVDTPIFTPTACEGTTTLFETDYFGDRKAYLTQSGQLYLEAAALALGRVYCFGPTFRAEKSKTRRHLTEFWMLETEVAFADLEDIMALAEALLCAVAVRVLENRIAELTFLERPLAPLQAIRPPFPRLSYTESLKRLTAAGHQLAWGEDLGAPEETALSQMYDRPVLIHHYPKECKAFYMKPDTVDPRTVLCVDVLAPEGVGEIIGGSQREDDLEALLTRIKEHHLPQEPLEWYLDLRRYGSVPHSGFGLGIERLVTWFCGLHHVREAIPFPRLMDRLTP from the coding sequence ATGTCTGATACCATTAATGGTTCTGTTTATATCGCCGACCTGCCCGACAAAGTTGGGCAGGAGGTCTCGCTTCGAGGTTGGCTGTATAACAAACGCTCGAGCGGCAAAGTGCGGTTCCTCATCCTGCGGGATGGGACCGGCCTGGTGCAGGGCGTCATGGTTAAAGGAAAGCTGCCCGAAACGGATTTTACCGCCTTCGACCGCTTAACCCAGGAATCATCGCTGAGCCTGGAGGGAGTAGTACGGGTCGAGCCTCGGGCTCCCGGTGGCTATGAGTTGGAGGTTACTGCGGTTCATCCCTTGCATGTTGCCTCGGAGTATCCCATCTCCCACAAGGAGCATGGGGTTGATTTTCTCTTGAACCACCGCCATCTGTGGCTCCGCAGCCCTCGCCAGCAGGCCGTCCTGCGGGTACGGGATGAAATTATCCGAGCCTGTCGGGATTTCTTCGCTGACCGCCGGTTTGTCCTGGTGGATACGCCGATCTTTACCCCTACTGCCTGCGAAGGTACCACCACCCTGTTTGAGACCGACTATTTCGGCGACCGCAAGGCCTATCTGACCCAGAGCGGTCAACTCTATCTTGAGGCCGCCGCCCTCGCTCTGGGACGCGTCTACTGCTTCGGACCGACCTTCCGGGCCGAGAAATCCAAGACTCGGCGCCATCTGACCGAATTCTGGATGCTGGAAACCGAAGTCGCCTTTGCCGACCTGGAAGATATCATGGCCCTGGCGGAGGCCCTGCTCTGTGCCGTTGCCGTCCGGGTGTTGGAAAACCGCATCGCCGAATTAACCTTCCTGGAGCGCCCTCTCGCCCCCCTCCAGGCTATCCGCCCCCCTTTCCCGCGCCTGAGCTATACCGAGTCCTTAAAACGCCTAACGGCTGCGGGTCATCAGCTCGCCTGGGGCGAGGATCTCGGCGCTCCGGAGGAAACCGCGCTCTCCCAGATGTACGACCGTCCGGTGCTGATCCACCACTATCCCAAAGAATGTAAGGCCTTTTACATGAAGCCGGATACAGTCGACCCCCGCACCGTCCTCTGTGTCGATGTCCTGGCGCCGGAGGGTGTAGGCGAGATTATCGGCGGCTCGCAGCGGGAAGACGATTTGGAGGCCTTACTTACCCGTATCAAGGAGCATCATCTTCCCCAGGAGCCTCTGGAATGGTACTTAGACCTGCGCCGTTACGGCAGTGTGCCCCACAGCGGCTTCGGTCTGGGCATCGAACGTCTGGTGACCTGGTTTTGTGGTTTGCACCATGTCCGGGAGGCAATACCATTTCCGCGCCTGATGGACCGCCTGACGCCGTAA
- a CDS encoding heavy metal translocating P-type ATPase, producing MVFQIVHETRSRLRLRAHFLCDPAFDETYLEDYLGAMEDVTAVRVNAMACSLSVHFTGGEPAKIRILQALESLPMEVLGEEIEPAQQTDMGDVYRGGAMVLLTFLLPHRLVPVLSWISCFPLVWGGISTLVKQGLKVEVLDATAVTLSLLRRDYLTANAINFLLTLGEYLQDSTERKSHRLLRQLLKPPVDKTWINLDGQEVEVEVKSLRVGDLIIGHTGELMPVDGTVVSGDALANQSAITGEYVPVHLQPGSQVLAGSVLEEGHITYQAERVGAETTMARIGKFITTAIQRPAPYQRESEALADQLVPLTFGLGTGVFALTRNVQKTAGVFCVDYSCALKLSAPIALRASMYRAATEGILVRDGRSWEKLSKVTTFVFDKTGTLTERSLQLSEIIPLDGASSEERILSLAATAEAPYNHPLSQALSQEAARRGVPLLPRSLAEYIVAHGVSSIIAGKKILVGSRHFLEDDEGINCLPADVPEQELYKSGNNILYIAEEGKLIGLLALNETVRPEAKDTIKNLKDLGARRIIMLTGDNRQAAQAIGQKLGIDEVKWEFLPEEKGGFINSLKKEGETVAFIGDGANDAPGLICADVGICLREGSSLARETASVLLQKDDLRPLPWAYSFSKQTISYTRENFYLATGLNSAILVLALLGRISPLVTSIFHNSITVGILMRSLSLSGEEKK from the coding sequence ATGGTATTTCAGATAGTCCATGAAACCCGAAGTCGCCTCCGTTTAAGAGCTCATTTTCTGTGTGATCCGGCTTTTGATGAGACCTATCTGGAGGACTACCTGGGGGCAATGGAGGATGTGACCGCGGTCCGGGTCAATGCCATGGCGTGTTCGCTGTCGGTTCATTTCACCGGCGGGGAACCTGCAAAAATTAGGATTCTCCAGGCCTTGGAGTCTCTACCGATGGAAGTCCTGGGCGAGGAAATAGAGCCGGCACAACAGACAGATATGGGGGATGTCTACCGCGGCGGCGCCATGGTGCTGTTAACCTTTCTCCTTCCCCATCGACTGGTGCCGGTGCTGAGTTGGATTTCCTGCTTCCCGCTGGTCTGGGGAGGGATCTCTACACTTGTCAAACAGGGGCTGAAGGTAGAAGTTCTTGATGCCACGGCTGTTACCCTGTCTTTGCTGCGCCGGGATTATCTTACTGCCAATGCCATCAATTTCTTGCTCACCCTAGGGGAGTACTTGCAGGACAGCACCGAAAGAAAGTCTCACCGGCTGTTGCGCCAGCTCTTGAAGCCGCCGGTAGACAAAACCTGGATTAATCTGGATGGCCAGGAAGTGGAGGTAGAGGTCAAATCGCTTCGGGTCGGTGACCTGATCATTGGGCATACCGGAGAACTCATGCCCGTGGATGGGACTGTGGTGTCAGGAGACGCCTTGGCCAACCAGTCTGCCATTACCGGCGAATATGTTCCGGTGCACCTGCAGCCGGGCAGCCAGGTCCTGGCCGGCAGCGTGCTCGAGGAAGGCCATATTACCTATCAGGCCGAAAGGGTCGGAGCCGAGACCACCATGGCCAGAATAGGGAAATTTATCACCACCGCCATCCAGCGGCCAGCCCCGTATCAACGGGAGAGCGAGGCCTTGGCCGATCAATTGGTACCTCTCACCTTCGGCCTCGGGACGGGGGTTTTTGCCCTTACCCGAAATGTGCAGAAAACTGCCGGGGTATTTTGTGTAGATTATTCCTGTGCCTTGAAACTCTCTGCTCCTATTGCCCTGCGGGCCAGTATGTATCGCGCTGCGACCGAGGGGATACTGGTCCGGGATGGCCGCTCCTGGGAGAAGCTCTCTAAAGTTACTACCTTCGTCTTTGATAAGACCGGCACCCTGACCGAGCGTTCCCTGCAGTTGAGTGAAATTATCCCCCTCGACGGGGCGTCTTCCGAAGAAAGAATATTAAGTCTGGCAGCCACCGCCGAAGCACCTTACAACCATCCTCTCTCTCAGGCCTTAAGCCAGGAAGCCGCCAGGAGAGGGGTCCCACTTCTTCCCCGGAGCCTGGCCGAATATATTGTCGCTCATGGGGTCAGCTCGATCATTGCAGGAAAGAAAATCCTGGTGGGCAGCCGACATTTTTTAGAGGATGATGAGGGTATCAATTGTCTCCCGGCTGACGTCCCGGAACAGGAATTATATAAATCCGGCAATAACATCCTCTATATCGCCGAGGAGGGCAAGCTCATCGGCCTCTTGGCCTTGAACGAAACCGTGAGACCTGAAGCCAAAGACACCATAAAAAACCTGAAAGACCTTGGCGCCCGGAGAATTATTATGCTCACCGGTGACAACCGCCAAGCCGCTCAGGCCATTGGCCAAAAATTAGGGATCGATGAAGTAAAATGGGAATTCTTGCCGGAAGAGAAGGGTGGGTTTATCAACTCTCTGAAAAAAGAGGGCGAAACCGTGGCATTTATCGGAGACGGAGCCAACGATGCCCCCGGCCTCATATGCGCTGATGTGGGGATCTGCCTGAGGGAGGGATCTTCCCTGGCCCGGGAAACCGCTTCGGTCCTGCTGCAAAAGGATGACCTGCGCCCCCTGCCGTGGGCTTATTCCTTCTCCAAACAGACCATAAGCTATACCCGGGAGAACTTTTACCTGGCCACGGGTTTGAATTCAGCAATATTGGTTTTGGCGCTTTTGGGTCGGATCTCTCCCCTGGTCACTTCGATTTTCCATAATTCCATTACCGTGGGGATTCTCATGCGCTCCTTAAGCCTAAGCGGAGAGGAGAAAAAATGA
- the prfB gene encoding peptide chain release factor 2 (programmed frameshift): MLINPADLKNRLSTLSQRYSQLRGRLDLEKKKARLAEIEVLAAKPDFWQNSSQSSQILKERGALTHLLTVWQEQGKKIEDLEVLLELAQEETDEQAFVDVLTDLKVQERALQQLELEMLLGGEDDDKDAIITIHAGAGGTEAQDWAEMLLRMYLRFAERQGFRTEIYDLLPGDEAGVKSSTFAVSGPHAYGYLKSESGIHRLVRISPFDASGRRHTSFAAVFVYPEADEDIQIDLQEKDLRIDTFRASGAGGQHVNKTSSAVRLTHIPTGIVVSMQNERSQHRNRELAMRVLKSRLYELEKSKRQEKAQVVLDAQKDIAWGSQIRSYVLQPYRLIKDHRTKHEEGNVEAVLDGDLDAFIEAYLLSTAVS, from the exons ATGTTAATAAACCCTGCTGATCTGAAAAATCGTTTGTCAACCCTTTCTCAACGCTATTCCCAACTGCGAGGTCGTCTT GATTTAGAAAAGAAAAAAGCCCGCCTGGCGGAGATAGAAGTCCTAGCCGCCAAACCCGATTTTTGGCAAAATTCCTCTCAAAGTTCACAGATTCTCAAAGAACGCGGCGCCCTGACTCACCTCTTGACCGTGTGGCAAGAGCAGGGCAAAAAGATTGAAGACCTGGAAGTACTTCTGGAGTTAGCCCAGGAGGAGACTGATGAGCAGGCCTTTGTCGATGTTCTCACTGATCTCAAGGTGCAGGAAAGAGCCCTGCAGCAGTTGGAGTTGGAAATGCTCTTGGGAGGCGAGGACGATGACAAGGATGCGATCATAACCATACATGCCGGTGCTGGCGGGACTGAAGCCCAGGATTGGGCCGAAATGCTCCTGCGGATGTATCTCAGGTTTGCAGAGCGCCAGGGGTTTAGGACCGAGATATATGATCTGTTGCCGGGTGACGAAGCAGGCGTCAAAAGCTCCACCTTTGCGGTCAGCGGCCCTCATGCTTATGGCTATCTGAAGTCCGAGAGCGGCATCCATCGACTGGTGCGCATCTCACCGTTCGATGCCAGCGGCCGCCGTCACACCTCGTTTGCTGCGGTATTTGTCTATCCGGAAGCGGATGAGGACATCCAGATCGACCTCCAGGAGAAGGATCTGCGGATCGATACCTTCCGGGCCAGCGGCGCTGGCGGCCAACATGTCAATAAGACCAGTTCGGCGGTGCGCCTCACCCATATTCCTACCGGTATCGTGGTTTCCATGCAGAACGAGCGCTCCCAACACCGCAACCGGGAATTGGCCATGAGAGTGCTGAAATCCAGGTTGTATGAGTTGGAGAAGAGCAAGCGTCAGGAAAAGGCCCAAGTTGTGCTCGATGCCCAGAAAGATATTGCCTGGGGCAGCCAGATCCGCTCTTATGTCCTTCAGCCTTATCGTCTGATCAAGGATCACCGGACCAAACATGAGGAAGGCAATGTTGAAGCTGTCCTGGACGGCGATCTAGATGCTTTCATCGAAGCCTATCTGCTCAGTACGGCCGTTTCCTAA